The proteins below come from a single Desulfovibrio sp. JC022 genomic window:
- a CDS encoding transporter substrate-binding domain-containing protein: MRHLGIPYANFVTAQQSGLDVELMQRFARHLGVGYEFVPSNWARVFGDLTGSHVYPVGDDVKLLGRAEIRGDVIATGLTILKWRKKIVDYSTPTFPTQILCLARKDFPMSPIKRGGNIDEAIQKVKAAIKGHLVMGKEKTCLDPALYGFKHTTSDVLNFPGEVNDLAPALLKGLADVSLIDVPDALVALDMWGDSLKVIGPVSEEQRMGVAFRKGSSDLLGEFNIFFAGLKNSGEYREMVLKYYPGVFEYYGDFFEE; encoded by the coding sequence TTGCGTCATCTCGGTATCCCTTATGCAAACTTTGTAACTGCACAGCAATCCGGTCTTGATGTAGAGCTGATGCAGCGTTTTGCCCGCCATCTGGGTGTCGGTTATGAATTTGTGCCCTCCAATTGGGCAAGGGTGTTCGGGGATTTGACCGGGAGCCATGTTTACCCCGTTGGTGATGATGTAAAACTTCTTGGTCGGGCAGAGATCAGGGGGGATGTGATTGCCACCGGGCTGACCATCCTCAAATGGCGGAAAAAAATAGTTGATTATTCTACGCCGACATTCCCTACTCAGATCCTGTGTCTTGCCCGTAAAGATTTTCCCATGTCCCCCATTAAGCGTGGGGGCAATATTGATGAAGCTATCCAAAAGGTCAAAGCTGCCATAAAGGGGCATTTGGTTATGGGTAAGGAGAAAACCTGCCTCGACCCGGCTCTTTACGGTTTTAAGCACACAACCTCTGATGTCCTTAATTTTCCCGGTGAAGTGAACGATCTTGCCCCGGCACTGCTTAAGGGGCTGGCCGATGTTTCGCTTATCGATGTTCCTGATGCCCTTGTAGCTCTTGATATGTGGGGAGATTCGCTGAAGGTTATCGGGCCCGTTTCAGAAGAACAACGCATGGGGGTTGCTTTTCGCAAGGGTTCTTCCGACTTGCTGGGAGAATTCAATATATTTTTTGCCGGATTGAAGAATAGC